A region of Candidatus Dependentiae bacterium DNA encodes the following proteins:
- the rpsJ gene encoding 30S ribosomal protein S10, producing MKKQRIRLTLRSYDHRLLDKAVKQIVLTAKRTGSQLMGPVPMPNKNRCFTVLRSPHIDKKSREQFELTTHRRILDIIAPSDKTMDALMKLNISSGVDVEIK from the coding sequence ATGAAGAAACAAAGGATTCGTTTAACATTACGATCATACGATCATCGATTGCTTGATAAAGCAGTTAAACAAATAGTTTTGACAGCAAAAAGAACAGGGTCCCAGCTTATGGGCCCTGTTCCAATGCCGAATAAAAATCGTTGTTTTACCGTATTGAGATCGCCACATATTGATAAGAAATCAAGAGAACAATTTGAACTCACAACGCACAGACGTATTTTAGATATTATTGCGCCCTCTGATAAGACTATGGATGCACTGATGAAACTAAATATTTCTTCTGGTGTTGATGTGGAAATTAAATAG
- the rpsG gene encoding 30S ribosomal protein S7, with amino-acid sequence MPRHKKSEYRREIGIDPRYGSQLIQKFVNVVMECGKKSIAYNIVYDAIDVLISKSKGDKEKALALFNKAFEQVTPIIEVRPRRVGGSVYQIPMEVNPYRARALAMRWLLAAARTRSDKTMGKRLAHEMLDAYEGRGAAIKKKTDVHKMAESNRAFSHFAW; translated from the coding sequence ATGCCTAGGCATAAAAAATCAGAATACAGAAGAGAAATTGGTATCGATCCGCGTTATGGATCACAACTAATACAAAAATTTGTTAATGTTGTGATGGAATGTGGTAAGAAAAGCATTGCATACAACATTGTATACGATGCTATTGATGTTTTAATTAGCAAATCAAAAGGCGATAAAGAAAAAGCCTTGGCTTTGTTTAATAAAGCTTTTGAGCAAGTGACTCCTATTATTGAAGTTCGCCCCCGCCGTGTTGGTGGTAGTGTTTATCAAATTCCTATGGAAGTGAATCCGTACAGAGCTCGAGCGCTTGCTATGCGTTGGCTTCTTGCTGCTGCTCGCACACGTTCCGATAAGACTATGGGAAAAAGACTGGCTCATGAGATGCTAGATGCTTATGAAGGTCGTGGCGCTGCAATTAAGAAAAAAACTGACGTGCATAAAATGGCAGAATCAAATCGTGCATTCTCACATTTTGCTTGGTAA
- the rplC gene encoding 50S ribosomal protein L3 yields MTQEFWGKKIGMTQLFVGDKVVPVTAIDVSFWVVTQLKTQERDGYNAIQIGLPRDRYAGQPFSDDWLKKSKKHFLFVKEVKVAEIPADLTVGKPADFYAQLTEGDSVNVTGITKGCGFAGAVRRHGFAGGAASHGSTMGKNPGSIGFMRSRGRVIKGKKLPGHMGVLQKMMRKLDVVKVERDRHIVLVKGSIPGKSGSLVFVKKA; encoded by the coding sequence ATGACACAAGAATTTTGGGGTAAGAAAATAGGGATGACCCAGTTGTTTGTTGGGGATAAAGTTGTTCCTGTCACAGCAATAGATGTTTCTTTTTGGGTAGTTACCCAATTAAAAACTCAAGAGCGTGATGGTTATAATGCCATTCAAATAGGGTTGCCAAGAGATCGTTATGCAGGCCAACCATTTTCAGACGATTGGCTGAAGAAATCAAAAAAACATTTCCTTTTTGTTAAGGAAGTGAAAGTGGCAGAAATTCCAGCAGATCTTACTGTTGGCAAGCCTGCTGATTTTTATGCTCAATTAACTGAGGGTGATTCAGTAAACGTGACCGGAATAACTAAAGGTTGTGGGTTTGCTGGTGCGGTAAGACGTCATGGTTTTGCTGGCGGTGCAGCAAGTCATGGTTCCACCATGGGTAAAAACCCTGGATCAATTGGTTTCATGAGATCTCGCGGCAGGGTTATTAAAGGAAAAAAATTGCCTGGTCATATGGGCGTTTTACAAAAGATGATGAGAAAGCTTGATGTTGTTAAAGTTGAACGCGATCGCCACATTGTGTTGGTAAAAGGTTCAATTCCTGGCAAGTCAGGATCTTTGGTCTTTGTGAAGAAAGCGTAG
- a CDS encoding aminopeptidase P N-terminal domain-containing protein has translation MTSGLEQKKQHDFSLNVLRRKDLISVIKQTHPGKDGVIVLFAGFESEYRSFRQESSFYYLTGITEPGVALVVDLHGQSTLYIPNCADARSQWMSASVALTQANATNIGINTVSTLGGSCVGYQFHPFFPRAEYETLLADLSKLIESQKTIFTLSPNNAYGYVEQRLVLKRLEEFLPGLSQSIVDISPLVAEQRRIKDMREIESLYSAVEITTMAHEAAARAIEHDVMECEVQATLEYIFTAAGATQSFPSIVGSGKNSTVLHYTVNSATMKNGDLVVVDIGAEFGHYAADLTRTYPVSGKFTKRQREVYNVVLETQEYIADIAKPGYWLNNKDVPEKSLNHLAKAFLAKKGYEKYFIHGIGHYLGLDVHDVGDYKKPLEVGDVFTIEPGIYIPTESIGVRIEDDYWVVKDGVVCLSDQLPKKAEDIEALMSQRDDEDEDEKKPKSDMGYDFNSDDDEDESYEA, from the coding sequence ATGACTTCAGGATTAGAACAAAAAAAACAACATGATTTTTCATTGAATGTGTTACGTAGAAAAGATTTAATAAGTGTTATTAAGCAGACGCATCCAGGTAAGGATGGCGTTATTGTGTTATTTGCTGGCTTTGAAAGTGAATATAGATCGTTTAGGCAGGAAAGTTCATTTTATTATTTGACTGGCATTACTGAGCCCGGTGTGGCATTGGTCGTTGATTTGCATGGCCAATCAACACTTTATATACCCAATTGTGCTGATGCTCGCTCACAGTGGATGTCAGCCTCTGTTGCTTTAACGCAAGCAAACGCAACGAATATTGGAATTAACACGGTCAGTACATTAGGCGGTTCATGCGTTGGGTATCAATTTCATCCCTTTTTCCCTCGTGCAGAATATGAAACATTGCTGGCCGATTTGAGTAAACTTATTGAGTCACAAAAAACTATTTTTACGTTATCACCTAACAATGCATATGGTTACGTTGAACAACGATTAGTATTGAAACGTTTAGAAGAGTTTTTGCCAGGATTATCTCAATCGATTGTTGATATATCTCCTTTGGTTGCAGAGCAGCGTCGCATTAAAGATATGCGAGAAATCGAATCATTGTACTCCGCAGTAGAAATTACCACTATGGCTCATGAGGCAGCAGCTCGAGCAATTGAACATGATGTTATGGAATGTGAAGTGCAAGCAACGTTGGAATATATTTTTACCGCAGCTGGTGCAACGCAGTCGTTCCCTAGTATTGTGGGAAGTGGTAAAAACAGTACGGTGCTGCATTATACGGTCAATAGCGCTACCATGAAAAATGGGGACTTGGTGGTTGTGGATATTGGTGCTGAATTTGGCCATTATGCTGCAGATTTGACACGTACCTATCCCGTATCAGGTAAATTTACCAAGCGCCAACGCGAAGTATACAATGTAGTGCTTGAGACACAAGAATATATCGCTGACATTGCAAAGCCGGGTTACTGGTTAAACAACAAAGATGTTCCTGAAAAATCATTAAATCATTTGGCTAAAGCATTTTTAGCCAAAAAAGGTTACGAAAAATATTTTATTCATGGCATTGGACACTATTTAGGTCTTGATGTTCATGATGTCGGTGATTATAAAAAACCTTTAGAAGTAGGCGATGTTTTCACCATCGAGCCGGGTATTTACATTCCTACTGAATCAATTGGTGTACGCATAGAGGACGATTATTGGGTCGTTAAAGACGGTGTTGTATGTCTAAGCGATCAATTGCCAAAAAAAGCCGAAGATATTGAGGCTTTAATGAGTCAGCGTGATGACGAAGATGAAGATGAAAAAAAACCAAAATCTGACATGGGTTACGATTTTAATTCAGATGATGATGAAGATGAATCATATGAGGCATAA
- the recR gene encoding recombination mediator RecR: MIDKLPTLVQLLKNLQQVPFLASKNIYRVASHFLHMDNARAEQFCAIILEAKRKLTQCVTCFSWQEKDRDCLFCAAIKRDQRVVCVVETWQELLAIEKTGGYNGVFHVLGGVICPLEGVGPEDLTIVPLVKRVDSGVTEIILALNQTPEGEATAAYIASKLKGMPVVISCLARGLPVGSSLDAMDRLTVYKALSERRPF, from the coding sequence ATGATAGATAAACTGCCCACCTTAGTTCAGTTATTGAAAAATTTGCAGCAGGTTCCGTTTCTTGCTTCAAAGAATATTTATCGTGTGGCTTCGCATTTCTTGCACATGGATAACGCGCGGGCTGAACAGTTCTGCGCGATAATTTTGGAAGCAAAGAGAAAGCTGACGCAGTGTGTAACCTGTTTTTCTTGGCAAGAAAAGGATCGTGATTGTTTGTTTTGTGCTGCCATTAAACGCGATCAACGCGTTGTATGCGTGGTTGAAACATGGCAAGAGCTGCTTGCTATAGAAAAAACAGGAGGCTATAACGGCGTATTCCATGTTTTGGGTGGTGTTATTTGTCCTCTTGAAGGCGTGGGGCCAGAAGATTTAACTATTGTCCCATTAGTCAAGCGTGTTGATAGTGGTGTTACTGAAATTATTTTGGCACTCAATCAAACACCTGAAGGTGAGGCGACGGCCGCTTATATTGCGAGTAAATTAAAAGGCATGCCGGTTGTTATATCTTGCCTTGCTCGTGGGTTGCCGGTTGGTTCATCATTAGACGCAATGGATCGATTAACGGTGTATAAAGCATTGTCTGAGCGTCGACCATTTTAA
- the rpsL gene encoding 30S ribosomal protein S12, translating to MPTINQLCRFGREKVKYKSKSPALKGAPQARGVCTRVFTMTPKKPNSALRKVARVKLSTGIEVTAYIGGEGHNLQEHSVVLVRGGKVKDLPGVKYHVVRGALDCSGVEGRKQSRSLYGAKLEKK from the coding sequence ATGCCTACAATTAATCAATTATGTCGATTTGGCAGAGAAAAGGTAAAATATAAATCAAAGAGTCCAGCGCTTAAGGGTGCTCCACAAGCTCGTGGTGTGTGTACTCGTGTATTTACTATGACACCTAAAAAACCAAACTCAGCATTGCGTAAAGTTGCTCGTGTGAAGCTTTCTACTGGTATTGAAGTCACCGCTTATATCGGTGGCGAAGGTCATAACTTGCAGGAGCACTCTGTGGTCTTGGTTCGTGGTGGCAAGGTAAAGGATTTGCCTGGTGTTAAGTACCATGTTGTTCGTGGTGCATTGGATTGTTCTGGCGTTGAAGGCAGAAAGCAATCACGTTCATTGTATGGTGCAAAACTAGAAAAAAAATAA
- the rplM gene encoding 50S ribosomal protein L13, producing the protein MNTAFFLKKEARQPEWHLIDAEGKVLGRLATEIADRLRGKDKPFYTPHTDSGDYVVVINAEKIVLTGKKWTDKTYDTYSGWIGGLKTVTAEQVREKHPERIIELAVKRMLPKNILNRYVIRKLRVYAGDQHRHIAQLTKKA; encoded by the coding sequence ATGAATACGGCTTTTTTCTTGAAGAAAGAAGCAAGACAACCTGAGTGGCATTTGATTGATGCTGAAGGTAAAGTATTAGGTCGTTTAGCTACTGAAATCGCTGATAGATTGCGTGGTAAAGACAAACCGTTTTATACACCGCATACCGATTCTGGCGATTATGTTGTCGTAATCAATGCAGAAAAAATTGTATTGACTGGTAAAAAGTGGACCGATAAAACCTATGACACGTATAGTGGCTGGATTGGCGGTTTAAAAACAGTTACTGCTGAACAAGTACGTGAAAAGCATCCAGAAAGAATTATTGAATTAGCGGTTAAAAGAATGTTGCCTAAAAATATTCTCAACCGTTATGTTATAAGAAAATTAAGAGTATACGCTGGTGATCAACATCGCCATATAGCGCAACTTACTAAGAAAGCGTAA
- the tuf gene encoding elongation factor Tu, whose product MARDIFERKKPHLNIGTIGHVDHGKTTLTAAITKFLAEKGFAKARAFDEIDAAPEEKARGITISTSHVEYETDKRHYAHIDCPGHADYVKNMITGAAQMDGAILVVSAADGAMPQTREHIVLAKNVNVPSLVVFLNKVDMVDDPEMVDMVEEEIRDLLKKYDFPGDTIPVIRGAAVKALQGDKGDLGYGAIAKLMDAVDTFIPEPLREVDKPFLMPIESVFSISGRGTFCTGRIEAGKVKVGEEVELIGFGKKEKTTVTGVEMFRKSLPDGQAGDNVGILLRGTKKEDIERGMVLAKPGTITPHKKFKCKVYILSIDEGGRHSPFFTGYRPQFYFRTTDVTGVVTLPAGREMVMPGDNVDLTVELIALVAMDKDLRFAIREGGRTVGSGVVTEIIE is encoded by the coding sequence ATGGCAAGAGATATATTTGAGCGTAAAAAGCCCCATCTTAATATAGGAACGATTGGGCACGTTGATCATGGTAAAACAACATTGACTGCTGCTATTACCAAATTCCTAGCAGAAAAAGGTTTTGCAAAAGCAAGAGCTTTTGATGAAATTGATGCTGCTCCTGAAGAAAAAGCGCGTGGTATTACTATTTCAACATCACATGTTGAGTACGAAACCGATAAGCGTCACTATGCACATATCGATTGTCCTGGTCACGCTGACTATGTTAAAAACATGATCACCGGTGCAGCACAAATGGATGGCGCAATCTTGGTTGTTTCTGCAGCTGACGGTGCTATGCCTCAAACAAGAGAGCATATCGTTTTAGCTAAGAACGTTAACGTTCCTTCTTTAGTTGTTTTCCTCAACAAAGTTGACATGGTTGATGACCCTGAAATGGTTGACATGGTAGAAGAAGAAATCAGAGATCTTTTAAAGAAGTATGATTTCCCTGGAGACACAATTCCTGTTATTCGCGGCGCAGCTGTAAAAGCATTGCAAGGCGATAAGGGTGATCTAGGTTACGGCGCTATTGCAAAGTTGATGGATGCGGTTGATACCTTTATTCCTGAACCACTTCGTGAAGTTGATAAACCATTCTTGATGCCTATTGAATCAGTATTCTCAATTTCAGGCCGCGGTACTTTTTGTACGGGTAGAATTGAAGCTGGTAAAGTTAAAGTAGGCGAAGAAGTAGAACTTATTGGTTTTGGTAAAAAAGAAAAAACTACCGTAACTGGCGTTGAAATGTTCAGAAAGAGCTTGCCTGATGGTCAAGCTGGCGACAACGTAGGTATTTTACTTCGTGGTACCAAGAAAGAAGATATTGAACGTGGTATGGTTCTTGCTAAGCCAGGAACAATTACTCCTCATAAAAAGTTCAAATGTAAAGTGTACATTCTGAGTATTGATGAAGGTGGTCGTCATAGTCCATTCTTTACCGGTTACAGACCGCAATTTTATTTCAGAACAACTGACGTTACTGGTGTTGTAACCTTACCTGCTGGCCGTGAAATGGTTATGCCAGGTGATAACGTAGATCTTACTGTTGAATTAATTGCTCTAGTTGCTATGGACAAGGATTTACGTTTCGCTATCCGTGAAGGTGGCAGAACTGTTGGATCCGGTGTTGTTACAGAAATTATCGAATAG
- the fusA gene encoding elongation factor G: MSSYSLDKYINIGIAAHIDAGKTTVTERILFYTGVSHKIGEVHEGETVMDWMEQERERGITITSAATTCFWKDYQVNIIDTPGHVDFTIEVGRSLRVLDGAISVFCGVAGVQPQSETVWKQANRYKVPRIIFVNKLDRVGADFSKVVADVNEKLRANAVAMQMQVGFSENFTSIIDLLTRKMATFEGDMGLDIVWHDVPEEHKDRVEELRNKIVEAACDFNDDMADRYLNGEEISIPEIKLALRKGVLHRKVTPAFCGSAFKNKGVQLALDGVIDYLPSPMDVPAVMGVNPKTGQEVECPADIKAPFAALVFKLWTDPFVGVLNFVRVYSGELKAGSYVYNVRTRTKERVSRLVKMHANKREEIDSVHAGDIAAVIGIRDAMTGDSLCDEGHLVLLESIDIPAPVISTSVEPKNKADYEKMGLALRKMMQEDPSFRFTYNDETGQTEISGMGELHLEIIVDRLRREHKLDLTQGKLQVAYKETIQQPVETEGKFIKQSGGRGQFGHVWMKFEPLERGKGIEFVDKVVGGSIPREFIPAVEKGFMEAVTTGILGGYPVVDLRATLVDGSYHDVDSSEIAFKFAASLAFKSAMAKGSAVLLEPIMKVEVDMPDECLGDVMGDLSSRRGRILGTDSKFDKQVVLAEVPLGEMFGYSTVLRSMSKGRASYSMEFECYREVPKNVQEAIVAKK; encoded by the coding sequence ATGAGTAGTTATTCTTTAGATAAATATATAAATATTGGTATTGCGGCGCACATTGATGCGGGTAAAACCACTGTCACTGAGCGTATACTTTTTTATACTGGTGTTTCTCATAAGATTGGTGAGGTTCATGAAGGAGAAACCGTCATGGACTGGATGGAGCAAGAGCGTGAGCGTGGTATTACCATAACTTCTGCTGCTACTACTTGTTTTTGGAAGGATTACCAAGTAAATATTATTGATACTCCGGGACACGTTGATTTCACCATTGAAGTTGGTCGATCCTTGCGCGTTTTAGATGGCGCTATCAGTGTTTTTTGTGGTGTAGCTGGTGTTCAACCTCAATCAGAAACGGTATGGAAGCAAGCCAACAGATATAAGGTTCCTCGTATCATTTTTGTTAATAAACTTGATCGTGTTGGAGCTGATTTCTCTAAGGTTGTTGCCGATGTTAATGAGAAGTTGCGTGCTAATGCTGTTGCGATGCAAATGCAAGTTGGTTTTTCAGAAAACTTCACGAGCATCATTGATTTGCTAACTCGCAAAATGGCTACTTTTGAAGGTGACATGGGTCTTGATATCGTATGGCATGATGTGCCAGAAGAACATAAAGATCGCGTCGAAGAATTGCGTAATAAAATTGTCGAAGCAGCTTGTGATTTTAACGATGATATGGCTGATAGATATTTGAATGGTGAAGAGATTTCCATTCCAGAAATTAAACTTGCATTGCGCAAGGGTGTTTTGCATAGAAAAGTTACGCCAGCGTTTTGTGGATCTGCGTTTAAAAACAAGGGTGTTCAATTAGCGTTGGATGGTGTTATTGATTATTTACCATCTCCTATGGATGTTCCTGCTGTCATGGGTGTTAATCCTAAGACTGGGCAAGAAGTTGAGTGTCCTGCGGATATTAAGGCGCCGTTTGCTGCATTGGTATTTAAACTTTGGACAGATCCGTTTGTTGGTGTTTTGAACTTCGTGCGTGTGTATTCTGGCGAATTAAAGGCTGGATCATATGTATATAACGTTCGTACGCGTACCAAAGAACGTGTGAGTCGTTTAGTTAAGATGCATGCAAATAAACGCGAAGAAATTGATTCGGTTCATGCCGGAGATATTGCGGCGGTGATTGGTATTAGGGATGCGATGACGGGTGATAGTTTGTGTGATGAGGGTCACTTGGTGTTGCTCGAGTCAATCGATATTCCGGCGCCAGTTATTTCGACTTCTGTTGAACCTAAAAATAAAGCTGATTATGAAAAGATGGGCCTTGCATTGAGAAAAATGATGCAAGAAGATCCATCATTCAGATTTACTTACAATGATGAGACTGGGCAAACAGAAATTTCAGGTATGGGTGAGTTGCATCTTGAAATTATTGTGGATCGTTTACGCAGAGAGCATAAATTGGATCTTACGCAAGGTAAGTTGCAAGTTGCTTATAAGGAAACTATTCAGCAACCAGTTGAGACTGAAGGTAAATTTATCAAACAATCTGGTGGACGTGGTCAATTTGGTCATGTTTGGATGAAGTTTGAGCCGCTTGAACGAGGCAAGGGAATTGAGTTCGTCGATAAAGTAGTCGGTGGTTCTATCCCGAGAGAATTTATCCCAGCAGTTGAAAAAGGTTTCATGGAAGCTGTAACTACGGGTATCCTAGGTGGTTATCCGGTTGTTGATCTTCGTGCTACCTTGGTTGATGGCTCATATCATGATGTTGACTCTTCTGAAATTGCATTTAAGTTCGCTGCGTCACTTGCATTTAAATCTGCAATGGCAAAGGGATCGGCAGTTTTATTAGAACCAATTATGAAAGTTGAAGTTGATATGCCAGACGAATGTCTTGGTGATGTCATGGGTGACTTGAGCTCACGCAGAGGTAGAATTTTGGGTACTGATTCCAAGTTCGATAAGCAAGTTGTGTTAGCTGAAGTTCCATTAGGAGAAATGTTTGGTTATTCAACAGTGCTTCGTTCGATGAGTAAAGGTCGCGCGAGTTATTCTATGGAATTTGAGTGTTATCGCGAAGTTCCAAAGAACGTACAAGAAGCAATTGTTGCAAAAAAGTAG
- a CDS encoding M50 family metallopeptidase: MIQSTVSNILLIAVSLAGIGFIIAFHELGHFLFAKMFGMRVQSFSIGFGPRLIHKKIGGTDFALSAIPLGGYVDLGSPEGKEHDSLSFSARPYYQKLLVMVGGISFNVILAYIIFILLFLTGMPATRMLHPTNAIPTIKAFGPNSSAQKAGLRVGDTIVALDGQTINNDTAKLLDLTKPMAEKQAKITVEREGKHEEVTIIIGSRTCLGETVGFLGAEFTYIPLPGKSLLTSIKEGLALANTILLDTLYAFKYLFTSCDTTGLQGPVMIFSASMHTASQGFKIFLIFLAIISINLAILNLIPLPILDGGQILFYTIEAIIGRSIPDRIREYIFIGTWIGFMLLTIYLIGQDIMRIAGHYIEPVLKFLGISK; this comes from the coding sequence ATGATCCAATCAACAGTCTCGAATATTTTATTAATTGCAGTCAGCCTTGCAGGAATAGGATTTATCATCGCTTTTCATGAACTAGGGCACTTTTTGTTCGCGAAGATGTTTGGTATGCGCGTTCAATCATTTTCTATAGGATTTGGACCACGCCTTATCCATAAAAAAATAGGCGGCACCGATTTTGCCTTATCAGCAATACCATTAGGTGGCTATGTTGACTTAGGTAGCCCAGAGGGGAAAGAACATGATTCACTATCGTTTAGCGCACGACCCTACTACCAAAAGCTGCTTGTCATGGTTGGCGGCATAAGTTTTAACGTTATTTTGGCCTATATCATTTTCATACTGCTTTTTCTAACCGGAATGCCAGCTACACGCATGCTCCACCCTACCAACGCCATTCCAACTATTAAAGCCTTTGGCCCCAATTCTTCAGCTCAAAAGGCCGGCTTGCGTGTTGGCGACACTATTGTAGCACTTGACGGCCAAACTATTAATAATGACACAGCAAAACTACTCGACCTCACCAAGCCCATGGCCGAAAAACAAGCAAAGATCACCGTAGAGCGTGAGGGCAAACACGAAGAGGTAACGATCATCATCGGCTCGCGCACGTGCTTAGGGGAGACCGTAGGGTTCCTAGGCGCTGAATTCACCTATATTCCACTACCAGGCAAGTCACTCCTCACATCGATCAAAGAAGGACTCGCATTAGCCAATACCATTCTGCTTGATACTCTTTATGCATTTAAGTATCTGTTTACTTCATGCGACACCACTGGCCTACAAGGTCCTGTGATGATCTTTTCCGCTTCCATGCACACAGCATCCCAGGGCTTTAAAATTTTCCTAATTTTCTTGGCTATTATCAGCATAAATTTGGCAATCCTGAATCTCATACCATTGCCAATCCTTGATGGCGGCCAAATTCTATTTTATACCATAGAAGCTATAATAGGACGTTCAATACCCGATCGCATACGAGAGTATATTTTCATTGGAACATGGATAGGATTCATGCTTCTTACCATCTATCTCATTGGCCAAGATATCATGCGCATTGCAGGGCATTATATCGAGCCAGTTCTCAAATTCTTAGGAATCAGCAAGTAA
- the rplD gene encoding 50S ribosomal protein L4: MAKQKVTKTTQATSNSALKHDTLSVKEAGLPATNERASQVGFSIWVRALLQNWRQGTVGCKDRSEVAFSNKKPWKQKGTGRARAGSARSPLWRKGGVCFGPQPRVRTLKVTKSLKKNVLSDIAFNQLNAGRVAYLDWTLSDNRPQTNLAYTLLKNAGLVDGKVTVFMPVGDLLTYSSFANISNVRILFYDQANAFDLVQGTRWVVFKRDLDHFKGMVGKWI, encoded by the coding sequence ATGGCGAAACAAAAAGTAACAAAAACAACGCAAGCAACGAGCAACAGCGCACTAAAGCATGATACGCTTTCTGTCAAAGAAGCTGGTTTGCCGGCAACAAACGAAAGAGCGTCCCAAGTAGGTTTTTCTATATGGGTTCGCGCTCTATTACAAAACTGGCGCCAAGGAACTGTTGGATGTAAAGATCGTTCCGAAGTTGCATTCTCCAATAAAAAACCTTGGAAACAAAAGGGAACTGGTCGAGCACGTGCTGGATCAGCTCGTTCTCCTTTGTGGCGTAAGGGTGGCGTTTGTTTTGGTCCACAACCACGTGTAAGAACATTAAAAGTTACCAAGAGTCTGAAGAAGAACGTATTGAGTGATATCGCTTTTAATCAGTTAAATGCTGGTCGTGTTGCATATCTCGATTGGACTTTGTCTGACAATAGGCCTCAAACAAATCTAGCATATACTTTATTGAAAAATGCTGGATTAGTTGATGGCAAAGTAACGGTGTTCATGCCAGTTGGCGATCTGCTTACGTATTCATCGTTTGCTAATATTTCAAACGTAAGAATTTTATTTTATGATCAAGCAAATGCGTTTGATTTGGTACAAGGCACTCGTTGGGTAGTCTTTAAAAGAGATCTAGACCACTTTAAAGGAATGGTTGGCAAATGGATTTAA